A window from Solanum stenotomum isolate F172 chromosome 5, ASM1918654v1, whole genome shotgun sequence encodes these proteins:
- the LOC125866376 gene encoding probable galacturonosyltransferase 7 isoform X5 has protein sequence MKGGILPAKRRWKGLVIAVLGLVLLSLLVPLVFLLGLHNGFHSSGYTTPQHSSASDDESTHVDDLMQRLEPTFPKDFGENIVVGKAENKTAGFPLLDGLPKERLGVNSTGVGDLTKKRQSTGVGDLATTKQSTGVGDLAKAKQSTGVGDLEKTKQSTDVGDLGKTKQSTGVGDLAKAKQSTGVGDLAQTKQSTGVGDLGKKKQSTDVGSTPGATENIRDIDEGEKLCELKFGSYCLWRRNHKEKVNDFTVRKMKDLLYVARAYYPSIAKLPALDKLSHEMKQNIQDFERVLSVTTVDKDLPPLIDQKLPKMEAVIAQAKACRVDCSNVDKKFRQLVDLTEDEATFHMRQSAFLYQLAVQTMPKSHHCLSMRLTVEYFRGPPPDIDQSLAERHLNPDLHHFIIFSSNVLASSAVINSTVTHAKESENQVFHVVTDRQNYFAMKLWFSRNKYMEATVEVLNIEDHKLENNKASTSIHLSLPEEYRVSFHKVDGPPTTEYLSVFSHSHYLLPEIFPSLKKVVVLDDDIIVQRDLSVLWGINMDGKVNGAVQCCSVRLIQLQKLFADKRLDETSCAWMSGLNVIDLVRWREQDISGRYLKLVTEMNSEEAVALRASLLTFQGELYALDDKWVLSGLGYNYGVDIETVKNARVLHYNGNMKPWLELGIRDYTVSWRKFLNQENQFLSDCNIN, from the exons ATGAAGGGTGGCATACTTCCGGCGAAGAGGCGATGGAAAGGTTTGGTAATTGCGGTGTTGGGTCTCGTTTTACTTTCATTACTCGTGCCTCTGGTGTTTCTGCTTGGCCTCCATAACGGGTTTCACTCTTCGG GATATACAACACCACAACACAGTTCAGCTTCA GATGATGAATCAACACATGTAGATGACCTAATGCAAAGATTGGAACCAACTTTTCCCAAg GATTTTGGGGAAAATATTGTTGTCGGTAAAGCGGAGAACAAGACTGCTG GATTTCCTTTGTTGGATGGATTGCCCAAAGAGCGCTTAGGAGTAAAT AGCACAGGTGTTGGCGacttaacaaaaaaaagacaGAGCACAGGTGTTGGTGACTTGGCAACAACAAAGCAGAGCACAGGTGTTGGTGACTTGGCAAAAGCAAAGCAGAGCACTGGTGTTGGTGACTTGGAAAAAACAAAGCAGAGCACAGATGTTGGTGACTTGGGAAAAACAAAGCAGAGCACAGGTGTTGGTGACTTGGCAAAAGCAAAGCAGAGCACAGGTGTTGGTGACTTGGCACAAACAAAGCAGAGCACAGGTGTTGGTGACTTGGGAAAAAAAAAGCAGAGCACCGATGTTGGTTCTACGCCTGGTGCCACTGAGAATATCAGAGACATTGATGAGGGTGAGAAATTATGTGAGCTAAAATTTGGGAGCTACTGTTTATGGCGTCGCAATCATAAGGAAAAAGTGAATGATTTCACTGttagaaagatgaaagacttgTTGTATGTGGCTCGGGCATATTATCCTAGCATCGCGAAGCTTCCGGCTCTTGACAAGCTGTCGCATGAAATGAAGCAAAACATTCAAGACTTTGAGCGGGTGCTTAGTGTAACTACGGTGGACAAAGATCTTCCTCCTCT GATTGATCAGAAGCTACCTAAGATGGAAGCTGTAATTGCTCAAGCAAAGGCATGCCGCGTAGATTGCAGTAATGTAGACAAGAAATTCAGACAACTAGTAGATCTTACTGAAGATGAGGCTACTTTCCATATGAGACAGAGTGCCTTCCTCTACCAACTAGCAGTTCAAACCATGCCCAAGAGTCATCATTGCCTGTCAATGCGATTAACTGTAGAGTATTTTAGAGGCCCTCCTCCTGATATTGATCAGTCATTGGCAGAGAGACATTTGAATCCAGATCTGCACCACTTCATTATATTCTCCAGCAATGTGCTAGCATCGTCTGCTGTAATTAACTCCACCGTAACACATGCAAAA GAAAGTGAGAATCAAGTATTTCATGTGGTAACAGATAGACAGAATTACTTTGCCATGAAGCTATGGTTCTCGAGAAATAAGTATATGGAGGCCACAGTTGAGGTGTTGAATATTGAAGATCATAAGCTGGAAAATAATAAGGCATCAACGTCAATTCATCTTTCCCTACCTGAAGAATATCGTGTCTCCTTCCACAAGGTTGATGGACCGCCAACAACAGAATACCTATCTGTTTTTTCGCATTCCCATTATCTTCTTCCTGAGATATTCCCTAGTTTGAAGAAAGTCGTTGTCTTGGATGATGACATTATTGTGCAAAGAGACCTGTCAGTCTTATGGGGCATCAATATGGACGGGAAAGTGAATGGTGCAGTTCAGTGCTGCTCAGTTAGACTGATTCAACTGCAGAAACTTTTTGCTGACAAGAGATTGGATGAAACATCTTGTGCTTGGATGTCTGGATTAAATGTTATTGATCTAGTGAGGTGGAGGGAACAAGATATTTCTGGAAGATACCTGAAGTTGGTAACAGAG ATGAATTCAGAAGAGGCTGTTGCATTGCGTGCAAGCTTGCTTACTTTTCAGGGTGAGCTTTATGCTCTTGATGATAAGTGGGTATTATCAGGACTGGGTTATAACTACGGAGTTGATATTGAAACTGTGAAAAATGCGAGAGTACTGCATTATAATGGTAACATGAAACCTTGGCTTGAGTTGGGCATCCGCGATTATACAGTTTCCTGGCGGAAGTTCCTAAACCAGGAAAATCAGTTTTTAAGTGATTGCAATATTAACTAG
- the LOC125866376 gene encoding probable galacturonosyltransferase 7 isoform X4 has product MKGGILPAKRRWKGLVIAVLGLVLLSLLVPLVFLLGLHNGFHSSGYTTPQHSSASVGLRIYGRHGTPKIENQSEDDESTHVDDLMQRLEPTFPKDFGENIVVGKAENKTAGFPLLDGLPKERLGVNSTGVGDLTKKRQSTGVGDLATTKQSTGVGDLAKAKQSTDVGDLGKTKQSTGVGDLAKAKQSTGVGDLAQTKQSTGVGDLGKKKQSTDVGSTPGATENIRDIDEGEKLCELKFGSYCLWRRNHKEKVNDFTVRKMKDLLYVARAYYPSIAKLPALDKLSHEMKQNIQDFERVLSVTTVDKDLPPLIDQKLPKMEAVIAQAKACRVDCSNVDKKFRQLVDLTEDEATFHMRQSAFLYQLAVQTMPKSHHCLSMRLTVEYFRGPPPDIDQSLAERHLNPDLHHFIIFSSNVLASSAVINSTVTHAKESENQVFHVVTDRQNYFAMKLWFSRNKYMEATVEVLNIEDHKLENNKASTSIHLSLPEEYRVSFHKVDGPPTTEYLSVFSHSHYLLPEIFPSLKKVVVLDDDIIVQRDLSVLWGINMDGKVNGAVQCCSVRLIQLQKLFADKRLDETSCAWMSGLNVIDLVRWREQDISGRYLKLVTEMNSEEAVALRASLLTFQGELYALDDKWVLSGLGYNYGVDIETVKNARVLHYNGNMKPWLELGIRDYTVSWRKFLNQENQFLSDCNIN; this is encoded by the exons ATGAAGGGTGGCATACTTCCGGCGAAGAGGCGATGGAAAGGTTTGGTAATTGCGGTGTTGGGTCTCGTTTTACTTTCATTACTCGTGCCTCTGGTGTTTCTGCTTGGCCTCCATAACGGGTTTCACTCTTCGG GATATACAACACCACAACACAGTTCAGCTTCA GTGGGACTTAGAATCTATGGTCGACATGGTACTCCTAAGATTGAGAATCAGTCGGAG GATGATGAATCAACACATGTAGATGACCTAATGCAAAGATTGGAACCAACTTTTCCCAAg GATTTTGGGGAAAATATTGTTGTCGGTAAAGCGGAGAACAAGACTGCTG GATTTCCTTTGTTGGATGGATTGCCCAAAGAGCGCTTAGGAGTAAAT AGCACAGGTGTTGGCGacttaacaaaaaaaagacaGAGCACAGGTGTTGGTGACTTGGCAACAACAAAGCAGAGCACAGGTGTTGGTGACTTGGCAAAAGCAAAGCAGAGCACTG ATGTTGGTGACTTGGGAAAAACAAAGCAGAGCACAGGTGTTGGTGACTTGGCAAAAGCAAAGCAGAGCACAGGTGTTGGTGACTTGGCACAAACAAAGCAGAGCACAGGTGTTGGTGACTTGGGAAAAAAAAAGCAGAGCACCGATGTTGGTTCTACGCCTGGTGCCACTGAGAATATCAGAGACATTGATGAGGGTGAGAAATTATGTGAGCTAAAATTTGGGAGCTACTGTTTATGGCGTCGCAATCATAAGGAAAAAGTGAATGATTTCACTGttagaaagatgaaagacttgTTGTATGTGGCTCGGGCATATTATCCTAGCATCGCGAAGCTTCCGGCTCTTGACAAGCTGTCGCATGAAATGAAGCAAAACATTCAAGACTTTGAGCGGGTGCTTAGTGTAACTACGGTGGACAAAGATCTTCCTCCTCT GATTGATCAGAAGCTACCTAAGATGGAAGCTGTAATTGCTCAAGCAAAGGCATGCCGCGTAGATTGCAGTAATGTAGACAAGAAATTCAGACAACTAGTAGATCTTACTGAAGATGAGGCTACTTTCCATATGAGACAGAGTGCCTTCCTCTACCAACTAGCAGTTCAAACCATGCCCAAGAGTCATCATTGCCTGTCAATGCGATTAACTGTAGAGTATTTTAGAGGCCCTCCTCCTGATATTGATCAGTCATTGGCAGAGAGACATTTGAATCCAGATCTGCACCACTTCATTATATTCTCCAGCAATGTGCTAGCATCGTCTGCTGTAATTAACTCCACCGTAACACATGCAAAA GAAAGTGAGAATCAAGTATTTCATGTGGTAACAGATAGACAGAATTACTTTGCCATGAAGCTATGGTTCTCGAGAAATAAGTATATGGAGGCCACAGTTGAGGTGTTGAATATTGAAGATCATAAGCTGGAAAATAATAAGGCATCAACGTCAATTCATCTTTCCCTACCTGAAGAATATCGTGTCTCCTTCCACAAGGTTGATGGACCGCCAACAACAGAATACCTATCTGTTTTTTCGCATTCCCATTATCTTCTTCCTGAGATATTCCCTAGTTTGAAGAAAGTCGTTGTCTTGGATGATGACATTATTGTGCAAAGAGACCTGTCAGTCTTATGGGGCATCAATATGGACGGGAAAGTGAATGGTGCAGTTCAGTGCTGCTCAGTTAGACTGATTCAACTGCAGAAACTTTTTGCTGACAAGAGATTGGATGAAACATCTTGTGCTTGGATGTCTGGATTAAATGTTATTGATCTAGTGAGGTGGAGGGAACAAGATATTTCTGGAAGATACCTGAAGTTGGTAACAGAG ATGAATTCAGAAGAGGCTGTTGCATTGCGTGCAAGCTTGCTTACTTTTCAGGGTGAGCTTTATGCTCTTGATGATAAGTGGGTATTATCAGGACTGGGTTATAACTACGGAGTTGATATTGAAACTGTGAAAAATGCGAGAGTACTGCATTATAATGGTAACATGAAACCTTGGCTTGAGTTGGGCATCCGCGATTATACAGTTTCCTGGCGGAAGTTCCTAAACCAGGAAAATCAGTTTTTAAGTGATTGCAATATTAACTAG
- the LOC125866376 gene encoding probable galacturonosyltransferase 7 isoform X23, whose amino-acid sequence MKGGILPAKRRWKGLVIAVLGLVLLSLLVPLVFLLGLHNGFHSSGYTTPQHSSASDDESTHVDDLMQRLEPTFPKDFGENIVVGKAENKTAGFPLLDGLPKERLGVNSTGVGDLAKAKQSTGVGDLAQTKQSTGVGDLGKKKQSTDVGSTPGATENIRDIDEGEKLCELKFGSYCLWRRNHKEKVNDFTVRKMKDLLYVARAYYPSIAKLPALDKLSHEMKQNIQDFERVLSVTTVDKDLPPLIDQKLPKMEAVIAQAKACRVDCSNVDKKFRQLVDLTEDEATFHMRQSAFLYQLAVQTMPKSHHCLSMRLTVEYFRGPPPDIDQSLAERHLNPDLHHFIIFSSNVLASSAVINSTVTHAKESENQVFHVVTDRQNYFAMKLWFSRNKYMEATVEVLNIEDHKLENNKASTSIHLSLPEEYRVSFHKVDGPPTTEYLSVFSHSHYLLPEIFPSLKKVVVLDDDIIVQRDLSVLWGINMDGKVNGAVQCCSVRLIQLQKLFADKRLDETSCAWMSGLNVIDLVRWREQDISGRYLKLVTEMNSEEAVALRASLLTFQGELYALDDKWVLSGLGYNYGVDIETVKNARVLHYNGNMKPWLELGIRDYTVSWRKFLNQENQFLSDCNIN is encoded by the exons ATGAAGGGTGGCATACTTCCGGCGAAGAGGCGATGGAAAGGTTTGGTAATTGCGGTGTTGGGTCTCGTTTTACTTTCATTACTCGTGCCTCTGGTGTTTCTGCTTGGCCTCCATAACGGGTTTCACTCTTCGG GATATACAACACCACAACACAGTTCAGCTTCA GATGATGAATCAACACATGTAGATGACCTAATGCAAAGATTGGAACCAACTTTTCCCAAg GATTTTGGGGAAAATATTGTTGTCGGTAAAGCGGAGAACAAGACTGCTG GATTTCCTTTGTTGGATGGATTGCCCAAAGAGCGCTTAGGAGTAAAT AGCACAGGTGTTGGTGACTTGGCAAAAGCAAAGCAGAGCACAGGTGTTGGTGACTTGGCACAAACAAAGCAGAGCACAGGTGTTGGTGACTTGGGAAAAAAAAAGCAGAGCACCGATGTTGGTTCTACGCCTGGTGCCACTGAGAATATCAGAGACATTGATGAGGGTGAGAAATTATGTGAGCTAAAATTTGGGAGCTACTGTTTATGGCGTCGCAATCATAAGGAAAAAGTGAATGATTTCACTGttagaaagatgaaagacttgTTGTATGTGGCTCGGGCATATTATCCTAGCATCGCGAAGCTTCCGGCTCTTGACAAGCTGTCGCATGAAATGAAGCAAAACATTCAAGACTTTGAGCGGGTGCTTAGTGTAACTACGGTGGACAAAGATCTTCCTCCTCT GATTGATCAGAAGCTACCTAAGATGGAAGCTGTAATTGCTCAAGCAAAGGCATGCCGCGTAGATTGCAGTAATGTAGACAAGAAATTCAGACAACTAGTAGATCTTACTGAAGATGAGGCTACTTTCCATATGAGACAGAGTGCCTTCCTCTACCAACTAGCAGTTCAAACCATGCCCAAGAGTCATCATTGCCTGTCAATGCGATTAACTGTAGAGTATTTTAGAGGCCCTCCTCCTGATATTGATCAGTCATTGGCAGAGAGACATTTGAATCCAGATCTGCACCACTTCATTATATTCTCCAGCAATGTGCTAGCATCGTCTGCTGTAATTAACTCCACCGTAACACATGCAAAA GAAAGTGAGAATCAAGTATTTCATGTGGTAACAGATAGACAGAATTACTTTGCCATGAAGCTATGGTTCTCGAGAAATAAGTATATGGAGGCCACAGTTGAGGTGTTGAATATTGAAGATCATAAGCTGGAAAATAATAAGGCATCAACGTCAATTCATCTTTCCCTACCTGAAGAATATCGTGTCTCCTTCCACAAGGTTGATGGACCGCCAACAACAGAATACCTATCTGTTTTTTCGCATTCCCATTATCTTCTTCCTGAGATATTCCCTAGTTTGAAGAAAGTCGTTGTCTTGGATGATGACATTATTGTGCAAAGAGACCTGTCAGTCTTATGGGGCATCAATATGGACGGGAAAGTGAATGGTGCAGTTCAGTGCTGCTCAGTTAGACTGATTCAACTGCAGAAACTTTTTGCTGACAAGAGATTGGATGAAACATCTTGTGCTTGGATGTCTGGATTAAATGTTATTGATCTAGTGAGGTGGAGGGAACAAGATATTTCTGGAAGATACCTGAAGTTGGTAACAGAG ATGAATTCAGAAGAGGCTGTTGCATTGCGTGCAAGCTTGCTTACTTTTCAGGGTGAGCTTTATGCTCTTGATGATAAGTGGGTATTATCAGGACTGGGTTATAACTACGGAGTTGATATTGAAACTGTGAAAAATGCGAGAGTACTGCATTATAATGGTAACATGAAACCTTGGCTTGAGTTGGGCATCCGCGATTATACAGTTTCCTGGCGGAAGTTCCTAAACCAGGAAAATCAGTTTTTAAGTGATTGCAATATTAACTAG
- the LOC125866376 gene encoding probable galacturonosyltransferase 7 isoform X10 — protein MKGGILPAKRRWKGLVIAVLGLVLLSLLVPLVFLLGLHNGFHSSGYTTPQHSSASVGLRIYGRHGTPKIENQSEDDESTHVDDLMQRLEPTFPKDFGENIVVGKAENKTAGFPLLDGLPKERLGVNSTGVGDLTKKRQSTGVGDLATTKQSTGVGDLAKAKQSTGVGDLEKTKQSTDVGDLGKTKQSTGVGDLGKKKQSTDVGSTPGATENIRDIDEGEKLCELKFGSYCLWRRNHKEKVNDFTVRKMKDLLYVARAYYPSIAKLPALDKLSHEMKQNIQDFERVLSVTTVDKDLPPLIDQKLPKMEAVIAQAKACRVDCSNVDKKFRQLVDLTEDEATFHMRQSAFLYQLAVQTMPKSHHCLSMRLTVEYFRGPPPDIDQSLAERHLNPDLHHFIIFSSNVLASSAVINSTVTHAKESENQVFHVVTDRQNYFAMKLWFSRNKYMEATVEVLNIEDHKLENNKASTSIHLSLPEEYRVSFHKVDGPPTTEYLSVFSHSHYLLPEIFPSLKKVVVLDDDIIVQRDLSVLWGINMDGKVNGAVQCCSVRLIQLQKLFADKRLDETSCAWMSGLNVIDLVRWREQDISGRYLKLVTEMNSEEAVALRASLLTFQGELYALDDKWVLSGLGYNYGVDIETVKNARVLHYNGNMKPWLELGIRDYTVSWRKFLNQENQFLSDCNIN, from the exons ATGAAGGGTGGCATACTTCCGGCGAAGAGGCGATGGAAAGGTTTGGTAATTGCGGTGTTGGGTCTCGTTTTACTTTCATTACTCGTGCCTCTGGTGTTTCTGCTTGGCCTCCATAACGGGTTTCACTCTTCGG GATATACAACACCACAACACAGTTCAGCTTCA GTGGGACTTAGAATCTATGGTCGACATGGTACTCCTAAGATTGAGAATCAGTCGGAG GATGATGAATCAACACATGTAGATGACCTAATGCAAAGATTGGAACCAACTTTTCCCAAg GATTTTGGGGAAAATATTGTTGTCGGTAAAGCGGAGAACAAGACTGCTG GATTTCCTTTGTTGGATGGATTGCCCAAAGAGCGCTTAGGAGTAAAT AGCACAGGTGTTGGCGacttaacaaaaaaaagacaGAGCACAGGTGTTGGTGACTTGGCAACAACAAAGCAGAGCACAGGTGTTGGTGACTTGGCAAAAGCAAAGCAGAGCACTGGTGTTGGTGACTTGGAAAAAACAAAGCAGAGCACAGATGTTGGTGACTTGGGAAAAACAAAGCAGAGCACAG GTGTTGGTGACTTGGGAAAAAAAAAGCAGAGCACCGATGTTGGTTCTACGCCTGGTGCCACTGAGAATATCAGAGACATTGATGAGGGTGAGAAATTATGTGAGCTAAAATTTGGGAGCTACTGTTTATGGCGTCGCAATCATAAGGAAAAAGTGAATGATTTCACTGttagaaagatgaaagacttgTTGTATGTGGCTCGGGCATATTATCCTAGCATCGCGAAGCTTCCGGCTCTTGACAAGCTGTCGCATGAAATGAAGCAAAACATTCAAGACTTTGAGCGGGTGCTTAGTGTAACTACGGTGGACAAAGATCTTCCTCCTCT GATTGATCAGAAGCTACCTAAGATGGAAGCTGTAATTGCTCAAGCAAAGGCATGCCGCGTAGATTGCAGTAATGTAGACAAGAAATTCAGACAACTAGTAGATCTTACTGAAGATGAGGCTACTTTCCATATGAGACAGAGTGCCTTCCTCTACCAACTAGCAGTTCAAACCATGCCCAAGAGTCATCATTGCCTGTCAATGCGATTAACTGTAGAGTATTTTAGAGGCCCTCCTCCTGATATTGATCAGTCATTGGCAGAGAGACATTTGAATCCAGATCTGCACCACTTCATTATATTCTCCAGCAATGTGCTAGCATCGTCTGCTGTAATTAACTCCACCGTAACACATGCAAAA GAAAGTGAGAATCAAGTATTTCATGTGGTAACAGATAGACAGAATTACTTTGCCATGAAGCTATGGTTCTCGAGAAATAAGTATATGGAGGCCACAGTTGAGGTGTTGAATATTGAAGATCATAAGCTGGAAAATAATAAGGCATCAACGTCAATTCATCTTTCCCTACCTGAAGAATATCGTGTCTCCTTCCACAAGGTTGATGGACCGCCAACAACAGAATACCTATCTGTTTTTTCGCATTCCCATTATCTTCTTCCTGAGATATTCCCTAGTTTGAAGAAAGTCGTTGTCTTGGATGATGACATTATTGTGCAAAGAGACCTGTCAGTCTTATGGGGCATCAATATGGACGGGAAAGTGAATGGTGCAGTTCAGTGCTGCTCAGTTAGACTGATTCAACTGCAGAAACTTTTTGCTGACAAGAGATTGGATGAAACATCTTGTGCTTGGATGTCTGGATTAAATGTTATTGATCTAGTGAGGTGGAGGGAACAAGATATTTCTGGAAGATACCTGAAGTTGGTAACAGAG ATGAATTCAGAAGAGGCTGTTGCATTGCGTGCAAGCTTGCTTACTTTTCAGGGTGAGCTTTATGCTCTTGATGATAAGTGGGTATTATCAGGACTGGGTTATAACTACGGAGTTGATATTGAAACTGTGAAAAATGCGAGAGTACTGCATTATAATGGTAACATGAAACCTTGGCTTGAGTTGGGCATCCGCGATTATACAGTTTCCTGGCGGAAGTTCCTAAACCAGGAAAATCAGTTTTTAAGTGATTGCAATATTAACTAG
- the LOC125866376 gene encoding probable galacturonosyltransferase 7 isoform X2, producing the protein MKGGILPAKRRWKGLVIAVLGLVLLSLLVPLVFLLGLHNGFHSSGYTTPQHSSASVGLRIYGRHGTPKIENQSEDDESTHVDDLMQRLEPTFPKDFGENIVVGKAENKTAGFPLLDGLPKERLGVNSTGVGDLTKKRQSTGVGDLATTKQSTGVGDLAKAKQSTGVGDLEKTKQSTDVGDLGKTKQSTGVGDLAKAKQSTGVGDLGKKKQSTDVGSTPGATENIRDIDEGEKLCELKFGSYCLWRRNHKEKVNDFTVRKMKDLLYVARAYYPSIAKLPALDKLSHEMKQNIQDFERVLSVTTVDKDLPPLIDQKLPKMEAVIAQAKACRVDCSNVDKKFRQLVDLTEDEATFHMRQSAFLYQLAVQTMPKSHHCLSMRLTVEYFRGPPPDIDQSLAERHLNPDLHHFIIFSSNVLASSAVINSTVTHAKESENQVFHVVTDRQNYFAMKLWFSRNKYMEATVEVLNIEDHKLENNKASTSIHLSLPEEYRVSFHKVDGPPTTEYLSVFSHSHYLLPEIFPSLKKVVVLDDDIIVQRDLSVLWGINMDGKVNGAVQCCSVRLIQLQKLFADKRLDETSCAWMSGLNVIDLVRWREQDISGRYLKLVTEMNSEEAVALRASLLTFQGELYALDDKWVLSGLGYNYGVDIETVKNARVLHYNGNMKPWLELGIRDYTVSWRKFLNQENQFLSDCNIN; encoded by the exons ATGAAGGGTGGCATACTTCCGGCGAAGAGGCGATGGAAAGGTTTGGTAATTGCGGTGTTGGGTCTCGTTTTACTTTCATTACTCGTGCCTCTGGTGTTTCTGCTTGGCCTCCATAACGGGTTTCACTCTTCGG GATATACAACACCACAACACAGTTCAGCTTCA GTGGGACTTAGAATCTATGGTCGACATGGTACTCCTAAGATTGAGAATCAGTCGGAG GATGATGAATCAACACATGTAGATGACCTAATGCAAAGATTGGAACCAACTTTTCCCAAg GATTTTGGGGAAAATATTGTTGTCGGTAAAGCGGAGAACAAGACTGCTG GATTTCCTTTGTTGGATGGATTGCCCAAAGAGCGCTTAGGAGTAAAT AGCACAGGTGTTGGCGacttaacaaaaaaaagacaGAGCACAGGTGTTGGTGACTTGGCAACAACAAAGCAGAGCACAGGTGTTGGTGACTTGGCAAAAGCAAAGCAGAGCACTGGTGTTGGTGACTTGGAAAAAACAAAGCAGAGCACAGATGTTGGTGACTTGGGAAAAACAAAGCAGAGCACAGGTGTTGGTGACTTGGCAAAAGCAAAGCAGAGCACAG GTGTTGGTGACTTGGGAAAAAAAAAGCAGAGCACCGATGTTGGTTCTACGCCTGGTGCCACTGAGAATATCAGAGACATTGATGAGGGTGAGAAATTATGTGAGCTAAAATTTGGGAGCTACTGTTTATGGCGTCGCAATCATAAGGAAAAAGTGAATGATTTCACTGttagaaagatgaaagacttgTTGTATGTGGCTCGGGCATATTATCCTAGCATCGCGAAGCTTCCGGCTCTTGACAAGCTGTCGCATGAAATGAAGCAAAACATTCAAGACTTTGAGCGGGTGCTTAGTGTAACTACGGTGGACAAAGATCTTCCTCCTCT GATTGATCAGAAGCTACCTAAGATGGAAGCTGTAATTGCTCAAGCAAAGGCATGCCGCGTAGATTGCAGTAATGTAGACAAGAAATTCAGACAACTAGTAGATCTTACTGAAGATGAGGCTACTTTCCATATGAGACAGAGTGCCTTCCTCTACCAACTAGCAGTTCAAACCATGCCCAAGAGTCATCATTGCCTGTCAATGCGATTAACTGTAGAGTATTTTAGAGGCCCTCCTCCTGATATTGATCAGTCATTGGCAGAGAGACATTTGAATCCAGATCTGCACCACTTCATTATATTCTCCAGCAATGTGCTAGCATCGTCTGCTGTAATTAACTCCACCGTAACACATGCAAAA GAAAGTGAGAATCAAGTATTTCATGTGGTAACAGATAGACAGAATTACTTTGCCATGAAGCTATGGTTCTCGAGAAATAAGTATATGGAGGCCACAGTTGAGGTGTTGAATATTGAAGATCATAAGCTGGAAAATAATAAGGCATCAACGTCAATTCATCTTTCCCTACCTGAAGAATATCGTGTCTCCTTCCACAAGGTTGATGGACCGCCAACAACAGAATACCTATCTGTTTTTTCGCATTCCCATTATCTTCTTCCTGAGATATTCCCTAGTTTGAAGAAAGTCGTTGTCTTGGATGATGACATTATTGTGCAAAGAGACCTGTCAGTCTTATGGGGCATCAATATGGACGGGAAAGTGAATGGTGCAGTTCAGTGCTGCTCAGTTAGACTGATTCAACTGCAGAAACTTTTTGCTGACAAGAGATTGGATGAAACATCTTGTGCTTGGATGTCTGGATTAAATGTTATTGATCTAGTGAGGTGGAGGGAACAAGATATTTCTGGAAGATACCTGAAGTTGGTAACAGAG ATGAATTCAGAAGAGGCTGTTGCATTGCGTGCAAGCTTGCTTACTTTTCAGGGTGAGCTTTATGCTCTTGATGATAAGTGGGTATTATCAGGACTGGGTTATAACTACGGAGTTGATATTGAAACTGTGAAAAATGCGAGAGTACTGCATTATAATGGTAACATGAAACCTTGGCTTGAGTTGGGCATCCGCGATTATACAGTTTCCTGGCGGAAGTTCCTAAACCAGGAAAATCAGTTTTTAAGTGATTGCAATATTAACTAG